A stretch of the Vitis riparia cultivar Riparia Gloire de Montpellier isolate 1030 chromosome 13, EGFV_Vit.rip_1.0, whole genome shotgun sequence genome encodes the following:
- the LOC117928776 gene encoding 60S ribosomal protein L35a-1 → MVKGRQGERVRLYVRGTILGYKRSKSNQYPNTSLIQIEGVNTKEEVAWYCGKRMAYIYKAKVKKDGSHFRCIWGKVTRPHGNSGVVRAKFKSNLPPKSMGARVRVFMYPSNI, encoded by the exons ATGGTGAAGGGACGCCAAGGAGAGCGCGTTAG GCTTTATGTCCGAGGAACTATTCTTGGATACAAGAG GTCGAAGTCGAACCAGTATCCCAACACCTCTTTGATCCAGATCGAAGGCGTGAACACCAAGGAGGAGGTGGCGTGGTATTGCGGCAAGAGAATGGCGTACATCTACAAGGCCAAGGTGAAGAAGGACGGATCGCACTTTCGTTGCATTTGGGGCAAGGTCACCAGACCTCACGGTAACAGTGGTGTTGTCAGAGCCAAGTTCAAGTCCAATTTGCCTCCCAAGTCCATG GGAGCTAGGGTCAGGGTTTTCATGTACCCAAGCAACATATAA